The Astatotilapia calliptera chromosome 4, fAstCal1.2, whole genome shotgun sequence genome segment CTGACACTCCAGAGGAGAGCCCAGGGCAGGAGGACGGAGGCGAGGGAGGTGCTGGAGAGGCTGGGCAGCAAGGAGGACCGGTGAGAAAAAGCTGCAGCGACACAGCCCTGAACGCCATCTCAGCTCGTGACGCAACCGGTAGACGGCAGGGGAGCTACGCCCTCCACGCCAATGGCGTGCGCAAACGGGGCATGTCCATCCTGCGGGAGGTGGACGAACAGTACCACGCGCTGCTGGAGAAGTACGAGGAGCTGCTGGGGAAGTGCAGGCGTCACGAAGAGAGCCTGTGCCACGCAGGGGTGCAGACCTCGCGCCCCGTCTCCAGGGATCCCTCCATGAAGGAGTACAACATGGCCGCCGCGGGGCCTTCCACCTCCGGAGACGTCGTGATCGCCGCCGCCCCTCCTACACCCCCTCAGACTCCCTCCACCCCTGAAGCCCTGGAGGGGATCAGCAGGCAGGTGGAGCAGGTGGACAAACGGCTGAGCCAGAACACGCCAGAGTACAAGGCGCTGTTCAAGGAGATCTTCTCCCGACTGCAGAAGACAAAGAGCGACATGAACACGAGGAAGAGCAGAAAGACTAACAAGTGAGGCagaagcatttcactacatatcgtactgtgtatgactgtgtacgtgacaaataaaatttgaatttgaatttgatgagATACTACAAACATCTCAGTTTACCAAACTGTTTAAAGGCTTCTCATTTAACCGTTTGGACACCCTTCACTGCTGTATCCTGTTTCACATGAAACTGCCAAAGGGATGGAATGCTTCTCCTGACTGTAACTGACAAACTATCTGAACGGAGGGTTTTGTTGTGACGTCGTTTGTAActgatgctaaaaaaaaaaaaaagataaacactGAAGCCAAATAACAGGCCAACTTTCAGAAGCTTTAAAACTTGCAGCATTTACAGCATGCATCTGGCTGATAACACAAAAAAAGCTAAATCTGTCTTTGAGAAACAGGAATCGCAAGCTTTTGAATGGCTCAATGAGCTTAAAGCTTTTTGAACTCACCGGATAGCACAAAAGTGTACCTCCTGAACAGGCAGCGATGCTTCTGCATCTTTTTCAGGGATTTATTTCATCATTTCCACACTGTGCTGTCACATGATCCAACTTGTTCCTGTAATAGGCTGTTTTAATGTTTCCTGTTGATTAAAATAACTACTGCATCAACCatgttctccttttttgtttttgtttaaacctCTGCCAAGGTGgtttaaatacatgtttttgttACTGCTTGCATGTGTGCTGCCAGTCTGTCTGTAAATGCAACAGCTCGgaaagttttgaatgaattctgataaaacagATCCATCAAGCTCAACTTTATGATTTattaaaaatcaacaaaaagcCTTGTAACTTAGAAACTACGATTCTTAACATGTACAAAGTAGCCTGTAAAGATTTCTAAcgtgtcacatttgacctctgacctctccttcaagggCAGTAGATGATCCAAAAGTCAAAGTGATAATACTATTAGCCGATTTTTTTCTTACTGCCATTATTTGCATCGACAACATATCCCCAATGATATATGAGGATTGTAAATATCATGGTACtttggacctctgacctcttcttcgaggtcaaacttttaaaaataagacatGTTAAGAAACCCTGCTTAAAACTCTGCTGCCTTTgtttgtacagtggggcaaaaaagtatttagtcagccaccgattgtgcaagttcccccacctaaaatgatgacagaggtcagtaatttgcaccagaggtacacttcaactgtgagagacagaatgtgaaaaaacaatccatgaattcacatggtaggatttgtaaagaatttatccgtaaatcaaggtggaaaataagtatttggtcaataacaaaaatacaactcaatactttgtaacataacctttgttggcaataacagaggtcaaacgtttactataggtctttaccaggtttgcacacacagtagctggtattttggcccattcctccatgcagatcttctcgagagcagtgatgttttggggctgtcgccgagcaacacggactttcaactcccgccacagattttctatggggttgaggtctggagactggctaggccactccaggactttcaaatgcttcttacggagccactcctttgttgcccgggcggtgtgttttggatcattgtcatgttgtaagacccagcctcgtttcatcttcaaagttctcactgatggaaggaggttttggctcaaaatctcacgatacatggccccattcattctgtccttaacacggatcagtcgtcctgtccccttggcagaaaaaccgccccatagcatgatgtttccacccccatgcttcacagtaggtatggtgttcttgggatgcgactcagtattcttcttcctccaaacacgacgagttgagtttataccaaaaagttctactttggtttcatctgaccacatgacattctcccaatcctctgctgtatcatccatgtgctctctggcaaacttcagacgggcctggacatgcactggcttcagcagcggaacacgtctggcaccggagtttggagtctgactgtttgaggctgtggacaggtgtcttttatacagatgatgagttcaaacaggtgccattcatacaggtaacgagtgggggacagaaaagcttcttacagaagacgttacaggtctgtgagagccagagattttccttgtttgaggtgaccaaatacttattttctaccctaatttacgaataaattctttacaaatcctaccatgtggattcatggattgttttttcacattctgtctctcacagttgaagtgtacctctggtgcaaattactgacctctgtcatcattttaggtgggggaacttgcacaatcggtggctgactaaatacttttttgccccactgtactgcTAACATTTAGGAATGATACTGGTAAACAGGGACTCTAAATAACACAATTTGTATACAAATATGTCTCGTTTGACCTATGACCTCACTTTGGCATTTTACATCTGCCTCTCTTTCAGCTTGAGCCCAACATCTGTTAGATTCTTAAAGAAAGTACTGTCAAGACAAATAATGAATCCACATAAATAATTAGTAATTATTCTCAGGATGATGTCAGTAATTACAAAAGCCTGCCCTAGGcacttgtttttactgcactacaaaccTCTTAAAGTACATTTACAAAGAACAAagtgaatatatacaaaatgcagcactaTTACCTTTCAAGTAAATACTGCCCAGAGAGCGAGTTTCTTGGCAGAGGTTTGAGCTCCGAGTGCTTCTTTGTTTTGCTAATAGTTGCAAAAGTGCTCATGAAGGAAGTTTGTTTGGTAATAACCCTGAATAAaacacgacacacacacacacacacacacacacccaatcTGAACACTTTAATGTGAACACAGATCAGTAAACTGTAGGGTAATACAAATAGCACACATCGAGTCTCACTCAACCCACAGAGGAAAAACATCAGTCCACGGCATGAGAGCTGAACGAAGCTTGACGGGCTTCACTCGGATACTTATggagtgtatttaaaaaaaaaaaaaaaaaaaaaaaaaggaaaaacactttCATATGGCAGGATGTGTTAACCATCAGTGTCTGGTTAAAGGACTCGCGTCTCTATTCTGGTTCATAAGTCAATTATAGACGATTCTGAGCTCTGTCGAGTCAGCAGAGGCGGCGCGTGGCCGGTCGGGAGAGTCTGGAGGCACAGTCAGCAGTGGTAATCTTTAACTTGAGCAATACGAGGTGAGCGGTTTAACAGTTTTCTGCGGTGTTCGGTTCAATAGGGAACTGAGGTAACGCGCTAGAATTGATGTCCTCAGGAACATAAGAGGAGACTGGGTGATATAAAGCCATTAGTACAACCCGGACTCTTAGATTTAGAGTTCATTTATTAGATTTGAAGAAACCTACAAAGTACTGAAATGAAGGTGTTGGCGAATAAAGCTGATATGATTGACACCCTGAAACAAGGAGACTAGCATGTCCTCAGTCCTGATTCCCTGTCAATGCAATACAAAATCTGTTAAAACAGGCTCACACGATGGTCTGgcaaatataatatttaatagTAAGAAGGCAACTGGCTCAACTAggctgtctatttttttttattttttatttacttgttaaggCCACGCGgctgctaaaaaacaaaataaaacctgcCAAAATACCCTgatcaggaaaaaaataaaaaaaagaacaaacagccACAGCTAAAGCGAGGGAATGCAAGGGGGTTAGAGGTAACTGCTTTCCCTCTTCTCTCAGCAGAATTTGCTGGCTGTTCGACTATCTGGAAAAAAGAAGTGGCCTGAATTCCAAATAATTTAACAAGACCCAACTACAAATAATCTGCTCAAAGGCTTTAGGCGGGCTGTGTCCAAGATTTGTGTCCAGCAATTACTGCTCAGTGACCGTACAGCGATCTTGTGCACGCAGCACTTTAGCTTCCTGTACAATTCTTTCCAAGGCAGATCGTGGTAATCGTACAAAACAatgtgaaaaagagagaaaagaaaggaaggaaaaaagtgaTAGGAATCAAATTTGCTTGTTaacagatgcttttttttttttttttccttttttataaacAAACTGTAACCAAAAATCTGGATAATGAACACCATTTACTTTCTCcgggttttttttaagatgtcaTTCTTGTAATAAAGGCTGGTGCAAACAAAAATCAATCAGCGTTGCTATGGGAGGAATGATGAAGTGATTGGAATttagaagaaaaggaaaatagatGGAACCGCAGGAGAGGAGTGAGCAAGCTGATGGACGGAGAGAGCAAAAGACTGAAACAATCCAGTATCCAGGGGGAGGTGGGAatgatggcaagaaaaaaagaaaagcggaAACAAAGCAGAGGAAGACATTGGTGGACCAGCGAGCGAGTGtgggaaggggggaaaaaaaatcaaaaaaatcaGTCCTTCCAATCCTTCTTGATAGCGAGGCTCCATTCCCAAGACAGGTGATCGTTTTTGTCGTCATCGGTGAACTTGGACTTGATATGGTAGGTGCCGCGGGCCAGCATCCCTTTTGGGGCTTCCTCCATTGTGGTGAGGAACTCGTACTCCTCGCTTGGTCTGGGGCCGTAGCTGCCCACCATGTAATCAGACTTGTCAActgcacatcacagagggaaagaaaaaggagaacttTAGGATCAAGAGGCAGACTcactagtttttattttgttttgccttttgtttttaagtcagtTTAGCTCCAGCATGGATTTTTATCATATGAAAATGgttatagttttagtttcattgttttttaataattactGTATGGTGACCATGTATGAGAGGCAAGGTTTAGGAAAATCAGtacagctttataaaaaaaaccccaaaaaaacagcaGAGTGAGATGATTTGAGCAGGCTCACCTTTAACTCCTTTCCTGAAAGTTTGCTGCATGTACTTCAGGCCTGACACGATCTCTTTGTTGACCTGCAGAAGGCAACAAGAGTTAAATTCCTCTGAAAAGCCTCTGACGATAATGATAGTGCTCTGCAGACTGCAGTTACATCTCCAGCAGTGCTGTAACAACAACACTGCGACGTAAACAGAGCGCAGTGGCGAGTGTGACAAACACCAGACTCTCACCTTGAAGCAGATCTTTATTCTGTACTCAACTCCCTCCTTCATCGGAAACGGGTTCTTCCTGAAGCCTTCCAGGTCCCCTGGCAGAAAGCAACACAGCAGGGACAGAAGAGTCAGATTCTTTCCACtttgactatatatatatatatatatatatatatatatatatatatatatatatatatatatataaataaactgttcCCGTGGATTTTGGGGGTTACGACACCCTGTAGTAAGAATAATGACCACCAGGGGGAACAATGTCACAAGTGAGCCTCTGCTCTGCTGGAGGGGGCTGAAGTTTCAGGAAATGGCTCATTAACGCGGACACATAGGAATCAAGTCGACACCGATTAGTGAACTAATGACCCAGCAGGCCTATgacccccaccacacacacacacacacacacacacacacacacacacacacacacacacaacaatgaGACTTGTATGCCAGCCTCACTTCTGCTCACTTATTTTAGATTTCTAGTTTCTAAACTAAAATCGGCACGGACACACCTGCTCTACTTACCAGTCAGATCGAGGACCAGATTGTTTGGAGCCGTATCGCACACCAGAACCATCTTCGTCACCTGGACGTTGGGGACAGTGGGATCtaagacaagaagaagaagtcacGCAATTAAAAACATCGTCACAGTATAGCAGGAGACAGAACATCTCATTAGtttgaataaaacaacaaaaatgctcAGGGGAGGTGTTACGTACACACACATCCATTTGTGTGTATATAACTACTCGAACACTCACTCTACGTTGCATTTAATTTCAGTGAAATTTGTCTAAAACATTAAATGCTCGTATCTGGAGAGTTAGAAACGCCATAACAATCTCTGCTTTTCAAGCTCTTGAACTGAAATTGTACTCCGGAAAGGATTTGCTTTACTTTGCACACGTGGAGTTGCTCTACTTTCATGAATACTGTGCTAAAATTAGTAATTTAAAGCCTTTTAACTAACAAAGATTTCAGATCAACAGTACCAGCATGCTGTATGACAGTAAAtctgtatattttttaaacagatttctTTGCTGAGAATATAACTCAATGGCAAAAATACAGGAAAGAGTCTGTCTGAGCTGTTAATGACTAGTTTCTGACTCATCAGCTCAGTTTTCAATATTCTAACTGTTTCCACAACAAATTCCTGGCCTTGTGATACGCCGTGCTATTGGTAGGACAAACATGTTGAGCAACAACGTTGGCAGGTTTATTAAAGAATGACTTTAACATACTTTTGTCATGTCGTCACTACACAGGTTTTaatcataaatttaaaaaaggcaaaagctAAATCCACAAGAAAAAACACTCCAACTCTTCTTGAAATCAATGCGTATTTAAACTTATTGACGTATGTTAATTAACATCAACACACCAACGACTACAGCAGCTGCGTTTCCCAGCAGCGCCTCCTTGTATTTGCGCAGGCTCTCGTCATCTTGGTCCAGCTCCTGGATCTCCTTCAAGCTCTTCTGGGCGGGGGGTTTGTAGTTGACAGAAGAGTCGCTCTCATCATTGGCTGCTGCGATCGCTGCCAGCTCCTCTGGTGTGGGCTCGTGCTCTGCCATGGTGTGCTAATTGCAGCAGGAAACATTGACAGAAGAGAGAGGAAGGGTTAGATGACAGGAAAGTAGAGTAATACACTTTGACCAACAGAGGTTCGCACCACAGactgcttctccttttcagcaaAGTAGCGACGGGCTGTTTAAGACTTCCAGCTGCTGGGATTCATTATCCTGAGGGATAACAAACTTTGACCTGGGCGCAGCACTCTAAAGCTGCAGGTCATGTAGGAAGAAACAGCCTATTCTACTGCTTTAATAGTTCACATGCTGAAAGACAAAGTAATGGCATCTGCTCTGCAAAAACTTTCACTTCAGAGCAACTTCCCTGTTCAAACAGAGTGACAAGAGGAACAATCCACAGAGCTCGTGTGCACTATTTTCTTCATTAACAGGCAGCTGGCAACAGGTCAGCTATATTGAAATAAACCAAAGATGAGTCAGTTTTGTGCCTTGCGGGCAAATTTCACATTATTTTGACAAGAGCCCAGCCACTTCCAAAGCccctttgtttattcaacacctCAACACAGACttgcacatatgcacacacccTAGCAGACACGAGCCAAGACACATGACACTCTAACCCTCGCAGTCTACTTGGCGGACCAGCCAGTTTCCCTGATGTCGCAGCGATGACATACagcagaggttggtggtctaaGAAGCTGATGGTTATCTGAGCTCCATGCTGTCCTAGTCTCTCCGGCTCAACAGCAAGTAAAAAACAGCAATGCGCGCGTGGCCGTTTAcacccagctgtgctctcacaACCACTCTTACTGCTAATTGCCAGTGATTCTGAGCAGGCAACAGCACAGTAACACAATGAGACCTTGGACAACAAACCTGCTCTAGTTATGCAATTTATAACATCTGGTGCACAAATGCTGGGCAAAGCCTGCACAGTGCTGTTCAACACATGCAGCTGGATGATGGTACTGTGTAACACTTGCGTGAGGTCTGTTCTGCAAGCACAACAAGATGAGAACAGAACCTGCAGTCATCAACAAACtgatagcacttttctactcttatCGACCACTGAAGCCTCACGTACAGTGCAAACCACAGTCGCAGTCATACAGTGCTTTATCGACTTGAAGCAGTTGATTTATCACACATAGAAAGCAAGAAGGCAGAGACCTGCAACGGAAACACAAAGACCAGCTTTCATGCACTTTGCCCTTTGAGGCGAATCTCAAAGCAACTCTAAACTTCTAACAAAATTAGAAGAAGTGACACTACTTACTGTCAAATAATGAGGCAACACAGCAGAAAGCTCTTTCTGGTCAGCgacaattatttattaatctgcAGGTGTTGCCCTGTCTTGCCATGAACAGAACATTCCTCCTAGCTAGCGAGCAGCTACACCCTCAAATGTCTCATCCTGCGTGTTTGCATGTTGAAAGAACTTCCTGTACTGCGCTGAATTTAACCATGCATCAACACGGGCCACACGTATCACTGTTTTaaactgtgcaaaaatgtgCAGTATTGCATTAAACTGAAAGAGGAAGATTAGAGCACCAACTTCTTCTCCTTTAAACTCTTAGTTACACATGCTACAAAGATGCAGGCAGTGACTAACACctcagcttctttttcttttgtactgTTGCAAATCAGGTTAACCCGGGAGGTAATGACACAATGAACGGGTACAGGCGAGCTAACAAATGCGGATAAAGCAAACGCACAAGAACCCACCAGACAAACAACCCTTAAGTGGCGACAGCTTACGAGGCCAGTTTCACCTGCTCAGTACAGGTTGTTACCCTCGGCAGCAGAATACAGCTGACACAACCTCACCCATTGCAGCAAATCACACTCAGCAAATGAACAgtgttgaaaaaaacaaaactggtttGTTGATCCGCCTAAccctctgctctgctctattTTGCCTCCATATACAGTTGGGCATTAGCCAAGCAGGAACTGAGAATGcagcacagtttgttttttttgttttccccaaATTGGGCCTCTATGCTCCCATAAAAGCACAAATTCCTCTTATCCCAATAGCTTGCTGGTTTGGCCTGTCAGCTGTGTGAGTGTTTCCTGGTCAAAAAGACAGGGAGAAAGAGACGGAGAAGAAAATCAGACCAGATATCACAGTGATGTGTCATATCATTCTTCAAGGCACAGGTTGTTTTTCTCGCTTCCTCTTCTCGACTTTCAATGCACTCCTTGTGACGGCTGTGCAGCGAGCAGCATTGTGACTGCAGCATACCAAACTGTCACACAGCAGGAAGTGCTCAGTCACAGAGAACTGGCATGTTTCTCTACTGGAAACTATTCTGAAAATCTCAAGTCAAAACTTCTCTGTCCTAAATCTCAGCTGTTAGTgtataaaaattattattttttgactgGATCAGTACCTCACCTCCAAGATGAAAGTATGGCTGAATCTAATAACTATATACTATTCAGTTAGTGATTCTAAACCACTAGGTAAGTCACAAAGCAAACCTTGAACTGAGCTTCTACACCGTTGGCATTTTGAAACCGCAAATTTTTACATCGCAACGGAGACGCGCCAAGCTTTACTCTCCTTTTTTGACTCCAATGGGGGCcgaaatacaacaaaatgattctattctattcaaccAGAGCTAAAACTAGACTGAGATCATAAAATCATCAAGACAGGTCATAAAATCAGAACATGGTTTAATTGCTTTAATtgttgtacagcgctttgtgagCTCTATATAAAGAAGCTTTACTAAGAACACATGAAAAGCAGGTTTGCATTATGGCATTGCTGGCACAAGTAAGCATGCAGGGTTAAGACACTTCCTGCTTCCATTTTCATGCTTGGAAAACGGAAGCCAGTGTGtccatcttttgtatacagtgTACGATTGGATAACATTTTCCCAGAAAAACATGATTATGGTGCACAGAGAAACAGTTTCCAAATTTGTCTCTAATGATACTAAGCCTGGTAATGACTAGACTGACGTGAAATACAATCACCATAATAAATGCAGGCAGTCATTTCTGAACTGTAAAACTGCAGGGCATCTGATGAAGTTATTCCAGTGCATCGAGCCACATTTACCAACATAAGCACCAAGAAATTATAGATACGGCTGTTCTAAGTGTGGCAGACAGCCACATCACTTCAAGCTACCATCTTAATCAAGTGTGAAATTGTTGATTCAGCATATTTTTAAAGAGAGCCCTTTCCCCCCCTCGCTCAATCCATGTGGCTTGTGGCTAAGCAGCTACATACTGAGCTGACAGGAAAAGGCCCCGTCATTGTTCTGCCTGCTGGGAATCAACACAGAGGTCATGAGATCGTGTAAACCCACACTGGGATGTGCTGCTGGACTTCTCCTTTTCAGTGTCCCAACCTTCACCTGTGCTACTTTCTCCTTACAGGTGATAATCTCGCCGCTTGGCTGGACTAAGCAGCACAAATTTACAAACATACCAGGCTTGGCAGGAGTTGAGGCTTGAGATTAGTCTTGCTCCCTAGCAACACTGCTGAGCAATAAGAAAAGGTGGGATTATGGATCACAAGGCATTCGGGGCCAGGAGAGgaaagtgtttgtgtggaagTGTCGCTGGTGACGCACCACGAAGCTCTCCTGCTGAAACATTAGTGACTGTGGCAAGTTATTGAGGTTAAGGAGGCACCAGGTAATCCCTGTGGGATGACACAAGAGCTACAGGTGTCattaatatatgtgtgtgagtgttcaTAAGGGTAATGAACTAGATATTATATTACTGAAACATCCATACAATGAAAGCAAACTTGTGGTTCTTGTGTTTGTCCTCATCTTTCAGGTTGCATATTGTTGTTATTGAATATCTACTTTTAACCATTAATGAGGTGAATAAAAAAAGTTATTCTTTCATATGCCACATCCCCTGGACAGAAATACTAGAAAACAAATTTTATAGagtttttaaatcaaagttAAAGTCAACTTTTTATTCTCTACTAAAATACTGAGCATTATTTCGATAGTAAATAGAGATTAGAAGTGATGTATTCTGTATTTCCCTGGTTTACTTTCATTAAGCACCATGAACggcattatttaaaaattaaaatgtaacatttattatatatttatagaatatcaaatatatatatataaaaaaataataaaacatggtTATGAGTTTAATCTACTAAAATTACTTAGATTTAACCTGGGTTTTTAGATCATGGAAAGTCAGGGTTCACAAAGCATTTTCTTTAGTTGTTGTTGgcatttattttgatttgctGTTTGAGCATATTGGCATAATGTGGTTGGTGCTGGCATCACCTAACCAATCCTAAATATGGGATTAGAGCTACAGACTTCTAACAACAAACTGTAATCCTGAGAAAACATGAGGAAGTAAAAGACAAAACCCAAACGAATCCCAGCAACTGCAACAACAAAGTCTCAATAGATGCGACTCTAAATACAATCACGTATTCTATTCAATTTGTAGGCTGTGTAGGTATATCATTTTGATGTCCAAGACAGTTTTAGCCTTATTTAGTCTCAGGAGTGAGCACTTCAAAGGTATGCCTATAGATATAAAAGGTCAACAAGTGTGCTACAAGCCTTTGGAGCATCTGTTAAAAGGACTGTGACTACACAAAGCATATGTAGCAATAAAATTGCTTAGAAATAATTTGCAGAaagcaggaacaaaaaaaagaaaaaaaaaaaaaagaggacataATAGTTTCCTCTGTAGAGAATCAAACATTTACTGATGCCGTTCAAAGAAAGCCAAA includes the following:
- the arhgdia gene encoding rho GDP-dissociation inhibitor 1, whose product is MAEHEPTPEELAAIAAANDESDSSVNYKPPAQKSLKEIQELDQDDESLRKYKEALLGNAAAVVVDPTVPNVQVTKMVLVCDTAPNNLVLDLTGDLEGFRKNPFPMKEGVEYRIKICFKVNKEIVSGLKYMQQTFRKGVKVDKSDYMVGSYGPRPSEEYEFLTTMEEAPKGMLARGTYHIKSKFTDDDKNDHLSWEWSLAIKKDWKD